The DNA region AAATCCATGTTTCAGAACATGCGCATGAGCTTGCTGCCCGAGTCGAAGATTCGCTAGATTCGCACACGCGTTGAGTATGTTTCCGAATGTGTAATGCGTCGGCCAGACCGAGTCCCTCTTCAGCTGGAGGAACAAGTTGAGTGCCTCTTCATCTTCCCCATTTTGAGTGTACCCTGCAATCAGTGCATTCCAAGCCACAATGTTCTTCTCCAACATCCCCATGAATACAGATTGTGCTTCTTCCACGCTCGAGGATCTTGCATAGCCACTGATCATCGACGTCTCCGAAACGATATCCCTGACGGAAATTCGATCAAAAACGCTCCTTGCCTCGCCGATCTTTCTACACTTTGCATACATATCGACAAGAGCGTTGCTCAGCACCAAATCCTGCCTGTGTTCATCGCACTTGATCGCCCGAGCATGGACTTGCTTGCCTTCCCTGAGAGCCGACAGGCTTGCGCAGGCACTGACCACGCTGGCGAGAGTCACTTCATCGTACGCTACTCCATTCTCCATCATTCTCACGAACAGCACCAGTGCTTCGTTCTGGGGACCGTTCTGTTCGAAACATGTGATCAGGCTGTTCCATGATACGACGTTCCTTCGCGCCATTCCGTCGAACACTCTGCGGGCGTCCGACGGTCTGCCGCACTTTGCGTACATGTCGATGAGAGCGCTGCCCATGTAGACGCCGTCGGCAAGATGGGATTTTGAGATCGAAGCGTGGATCTGCGCGCCGATTCTCGAGTCCGCGAGCCCCGCGCAGGCGCTCAGGGCGCTAGAAAATGAATACTCGTTGAGCAGGAAGTCGTCGGCGTGCATGGAGACGAAGAACTCCAACGCCTCCGCGAAGCGGTCGTGCTGGGCGAAGCCGGACACCATGGAGTTCCAGGAGCACTGGTCCGGCTCGGGCATCGACTCAAAGAGCCGCCTTGCGTCGTGGAGGAATCCCCGACTCGTGAGGGCGGCGATCAAGCTGTTCCAGGTGAAGACGTTGCGCTGGGGCATCGCGTCGAACAGCTTGCGGGCGTCCTCCAAGCTGCCGCACTTCGCGTAGGCGTCGATGAGGCGGTTGCCGATGAATGTCTCCGAGGAGAAGGGCGTCTTGAGCAGGCGGCCGTGGACCCGGCGGCAGCCCCGGAGCGACTTGGAGTGGATGCATGACTGGAGCAGGGCGGCGAAGGGGGTGGAGTTGAGAGCGAGGCCGCAGCAGGAAGGGATGCTTTCCCATCTCATCTTCTCATATTTTTCACACCCAAAATTATCTTTATTTCAACGGCGTTACTTAAaataaattagtaaaaataaataaataatactcgggtcaaaatatcaaaatatttttaaattatttaaacttcattaaaattatattaaatatatccaccttaaaaataaaataaataaataacaatgcaatgatattgatatatatatatgattgtataattaagaataaatatatatatatgattatatGGATGgatcataataataataaggcGGGCAGTTTGGCCGTTGGAGTAACCGTCGTCACGTTCTCATCCGCCCAATTCGGATCGCCCCAATGCCAGAGCATGCTCTCCCAGTAGCAGAATTCCTCGAAGCACGTCTTCAATCGCCGGTCGCGTATCTTCCGCCGCCAGTGTCCGTCGGAGAAGTTCGCCTTCTCGGCCTCCCTTCGATCCCACTCCAATCTCGCCTTTTGCTTGGTGGACAGCAGGCAGTAGCTCTGCAGCTGATCCGGCATCGCCTCGTGCATTTTCCACCAAGTCGCGTGCGCCGCATCGCTCGCGAACTCCCGCATTATCTCCGAGTTCCAGTTGCAGTCGTAGTCCCTGAAGCACAGCCACGGCTTCAGCCCCAGGTAGTGCAGCACGTACAGAACAGGGGGATCGGCGCCGAACAAACGCGTCTTGGCCGCTTTGATCCCCGGCTCGTCGCCGATCCAGAAGTGCTTCAGGAAGTTCATGTGCCTAGGAATGCGGTGCCACCGCGTGAAGATCTCGTTCAGGTACCCTTGATCGCCTCCGTTGTAGGATTCGATCTCGTCGATGTGCTCCATCAACAGCCTGTACGTGCAGTTCGAAGGCTCCACGACCATCACTCCCGAGTTGAAGTAGGTGGCGTTGTTGCCCGTCGCCGTGATCTCCGGCATGGCGAAGAGGAAATCGATGTTTCGGAGGATGAGAAGGTCGGCGTCGATGAAGATGACTTTGTCGTAGTCCGTCAGCTGCCAGAGCCTGAACTTGCTGTAGTTCCATTCGTTGTAAGCGTCCCTCTCGGCCTTGGGATTCCTGATCCTTGTGATCGTCTTGATCTTCCATCCTGCAGCTGCAAGCCCATTTCTGTGGTGATCGCTGACTGTTTCGTCGATGAGGATCACCATGTCTCTCTTCGATCCCGATAAGCGAATGCTTCTGGCCGCCGCAATGGCACCGCAGACATAATCGTTGGCCGAATGGAGAATGGTGGCATAGGCTTCTCTGTGAGGAGTATCTGATTGCGGCCTCTCTGTGATCAAAAGATGAACATTAAGTAATCCAATCTCTGtgtgtttaatttaatttgatgttCACCATCTTACAAACCCCAACATTTTTGTGTGTTTCTATTCTAAGATCAACAATAACAGATAAGCTGCAACACTAGTTGAGTGAATTATATGTATGCTTCTCTTCTCTGTGAGGACTAATAATCAAGTAATTGAATCAGTGTTTTGATGTTCATGATCCTACAAAAACAGCCACATTTTTGTGTGTTTCCTAAGATCAACAATAACAGCTAACACTAGTTGAGTGAACTATGTGTTGCAAAGATATATAAATAGTGGTGAGGTTGATTCAAGCTGACCTCTTGATTCCAGAGGGAGGGCAAGCTCACAAGAACCGATAGGAAGCTGTAGTTTCTCCTTCAAAGATCGCAAATCCGGCTTATATAGCCAAACATTTCCATCCCTCTCGACAAgattcttgcaaccaaaaagatTCGGTATCGGAAAACAGCTCGATACAAAAAGAACATGGATCATATTAGGACTTCCCAGAAAACCTGCAGCAATTTCAGCAGCAGCCAGCTGCAAGTGCAACCGAGCCACATCTCTAGACCAGCTTCCTGAGCTTTTATTGCAGGGAAGCTTGACCGCTATGAGATCGAAGCGGTAGCCTTTCGAGAACTCAGGCACAGGAAGTTTGGGACAGGAAGGGACTTCAGATTCTTGTTCCTCATCGATCCATTCCGGATAGAGAACATCCCATGTAAGATTGCTCGGTGCATAATCGAGACGAATGGCAGAGAATCCAGCATATGGCAAGTTCTGATGCCATTGATTGATCTCAGAGATGTTGAAGTTCAGTAAGCCAATTTTCGGTTTTTCGTGTTCCATATTCGAATTTTCGATACATTTCAGAATCTGAGCCCAGTCGACATCTGAGTTCGATACATAACGGGGATCCAATTTGCCTTTGTCCCAAATCCACCCGGCATCGATGAACCTGGACCTGAATTGGCAATTGAACAAACATGATCGTTAGCTCTACAAAAAGCACATTTCAAAGTCCAAAAGCCAGAAAGCACAAACCTAGAGTCGGTTCGCAATCCATGGTCATTGTGGTAAGCCACCGGGCAGTGGAGGATCGTTAGCACGGTGCCGCAGATGATGGTTAACAAGACGAGTCGAATGGAACAGGGCTTCAACACAAAAATTCTCTCTTGTAAAACATTGATCAATGGCTTGTCAGCTTGTTTATAGTCACTGCTCCTTTGGGGCTTTCTTTTGTTAGCAAAATCACTGGATCTGGATCGAAAAACTAGTTAATAAGATCGCGGTCGAGCAACAAACTAGATACTCATTCAGCAAGATCAAGAATGGAGGTTTAGTTCCTAATTCACTAAACAGAAAGAACCAACTGATGCCTAAACACTCTACAATCTTGCAAAGATGTGTagaattaaaaacaaaaatagaaaacagcaaaaaaaaaaaaaatagaaagaaatcTTGCAGTAAATAATCTCAGAGTACTGGATTCATGTGAGTGGTACAGTGACCATGTGCCCTTCAAACCACAAACAGTACTTCGATCTGCAGTCTGCCATGATTCCTGGGCTCTTTCAAGGAGCAGAAGGACAACATGACTCACCAAGTGTCTGGCTTTGTCATCATTCACTGCCTTTCCTAATCACCATTCATTAAATATAATAATGGTGAGGAATCTCATGTTCATAGGTAACAAGTATTAAGTTAGCTAGATTCGATTaaggaaatggatctgatggacGATCATCACTGTCATTTGTCAATATGCATTCTGAATTTTGAGAGTTATGAACTGAAATGGACATAGAAAAATGCCGAAAGCAATTCATCTTCTGCGAGGTAACAAATGGGGGGAGGTGAAGAAGATGAGGCAGTGCTTACGGGTTTCCGGCGGACCGATGCCGGGGTTCGGCTGGGCTACTGGCGGAGACGACTCCTTCGGCGGCTCTCATTTTGCTCGGGGAAGAAGAACCGAACAGGCAAGCGATGCAATAGTTCTATTAATGAAAGCCAGCGAGCGATCAAGCAAATAGAAAAAAATCTTAGCTTGGCAGCGAAAACCACAACAGGAACGAAAGGAACTGTTCCGGCGAAGTGGGGAAGGAGAAACGTACCCGCAGAGGAAGATCCTTGAAGAAAAGCCAAGATCAGAGGAGAAAGAACACTAAAGCGACCGCCAATGGAGCAATCGGCGGGCGATGAGAAAAAGGAAGGATTTTTACAAGCGGAAGTGCGATCAGAGAATCAAAGCATGGAATGGAATGGCGAGCTGTGTTGATTCACCTCCTGCAATCTTCATGGGGACCCAAAACAGCTTCCAGCTTTCAAAGATATCATCTTTTGCCCtccattctctctctctctctctttggaGAAAAAGGAACTGGCTGATGATAAACGAAAAGTAGCCGATTAGTTTAATAACTTGGATTGGTTGGTGCGGTTGCGTTGTCCGCTGAGTTCCTTCGTCGTCGCCATGGGAGTGGGTGAGGGAGGGGTTGAGAGTTGGCTGGTAAGTCTCAATGGAACAAGTAAATTTGGATCCTGGTGGCTCTGcttgtcttcttccttcctccTTCAAGCTTCTGGTCATCAACAATCTACACTCTTGATAGAAGCGTCAGATCCACTCCCTCGCACACAAAAATCTCGTCTTTGGCCTGcgatttacttaaaaattcaatttttttttatggtCAGCGTGCGTCAGAGATCATTGTGGAAGAAGCAAAGATTATGCATAGATGTTGATGCTTGGATTGAATGGGGCGAACATCGAGCTGGATTTtcaagaaaggaggaagggaGATGCGATTGTGAACCTCATCAATGATTCATCGAGGAGCTGCTTCTGCTGCTGCATCATAAATGGGACTCCGGATCAATTAATCTCTTTTAGTTGGCCAGCCATTGAAAAATGGATGTTTTTTTCTTTTACCttcttatatttttttcattttcttaaaGCGCACCCTTTACAATTTTACTATCGCCACCCTATAATTCAATGTTATTATTTTATCCTAAAAGTTACATATATTAAAAAGCCCTTGAACTTACGACggaattcatatatatatactcATGTTAAAGGTAGATTAACACTTCTCTCCGGCCTTTAAATAtacataaattatattttaaatttattagatagtCAAATTATGGAAAGATCGTcttgttggaacctcaaggttattttgatgtgatcaacaagttaagttagatcctgtgtattttaaccctatgtctaagtgtgcaggagcttaggagcacaggtaatcgagcggaagacgcagctagcgagaaggacgacacgcggtacatccgagagacgaggcgttacggaagagtacactgacggacgagaaggaaacgtgtggtggttccgagggacgataagccggagcggaagactgctcgaggagtaagagacgcagctagcgagaaggtcaacacagggtgcgaccgagggacgaagattgcggatgagtacgctggcggatgagaaggaagcacgcggtgattccgagggacgagaagccggagcggaagtctgctcgagaagatcggaagttaggttcaggtgagccctattccggttggtagAGATCACTCAAGCGGTCGGAAGACTCGgtttgaggcgaacggagccggagcagaagactatagctgaaaaagtcaacggggttgactttcccaaccggggcgcccggaactgtccgaggcacctggaacccttccgggcgctcggagttgactttttgaccagatcgcgtcaatcgcgatctgaatgttgggggataaagctttatcccccaggacgcccggaaccctttcggggcgctccgaccaaggctataaatacaaccttggtccagaagcttttcaacaactcagaaattgtaattccaacacttgtacgcataAATTCTAGATTAGCTTATTTCTTTTTGCGCtctcattgctgtaagaggtttcttcgtctgaaggagatattctagtgcgttccactccttggattaacaacctccccggctgtaaccaagtaaacatatgatgcctcttctttttctattttaatttattacttttcgattttatgcaagtgttctgttgaaagttcgagaagagtTATGTTTTTTTTGACAGACTATTCAACTCCCTTTTAGCCGGCCGCCGCGATCCAAGACGTCTGTCTCTAAAATTAATGAGACGAAGCTTGGAtatctaaattataaaataatatattttttaaaatggaaatACCTTTTGATAATAATAAAACAAAGAAGGGCTCTTTTGATTTTTGATCTTTTTTTGCTTTTGATCATCAGGTGAACTTTGCTTCACATGATATGCATTAAAAATGTCTGGAAATAAAGAAATATTTAGTGATTTtattccatttatgcatttaaattaattaagatgcGGGAGCATTAATTGAGGAGGGTCGAGCATGATTttggaaattaaaatttaattttactaaAAATCAATAATATTTTACAATTTTACATAAAAATTATTATACCCACAGTgtatataattataaatatttgataagatgataatatttaaaaagaaacAATATTGTAAAATATTGTGATTTATATTTATTCTTTGTTTGGAGAAAAAAACCAATAAATGGAAAAAAGTGAGCCGTCGGTGGCAATTAAACTTCAAATTATggctaaaatataatatttatattttgtgGTCCCAAAATGCacaataaaaaaaatgacaagaaagaaaaggacaGGGTGATCAATTAGATGGAGACATGAATTAAAGGTTTGATGGCCAATTCACGCCTTACAAAAATCCCATATTTGATTTATTATTGATCTAAATTACATTAAATAGAGAAGAAGATTAAAATATTGTGTTAAATCGCAATGAATTTGTTAAATTACAATGGTAAAATTGCAACCACCTCTATAATAAACTTTTTTTTGAAAGTCCGGAGTTTCATGCACAGACTATCATTATTTACTATTTAATTGAATTGATTTCATTCATCAAATTTGATTGATTCATTCAATATTTCAAGAAATTTAATCTCAACTACAATAGAACTAAGTTGAGATGACAAATTAAACCAACCAAACCAAGACCAAGCACATGAATCACAATGTTCGTcacaaaaaaaatttgattttcgTAATGCTTTGTTCCTTTCATTGATTCTTTtggaaaaggaaagaaaagaaaaagacatTTGTGAAGTGACTAAGGACCTCCTCTtatcatgatttttgaaattcttAAAAAGAAGGTAGCACTTGTCAATTTCACGAAGAATTATTAAGTAATGATACTATTAGATTAGAGTTTTCTTTCGCTAATCAAATGCTCCAAAgtgtggataaaagaaaggagATTGGTAGTGCAATGTGTTGTGTAAGCTTTGAATGATTGATAATGATCAGACAAAGGTTGGTATTATGATGTGAAGTTAAGTGTACTTTAAGTTGAGTAAGAATGGAACGATCATGGTCAAGAACAatgaatcttttttttttctcttctaatAAGCTTCAAATTAAACATGCTAAATCCTCACCTAAAGTATAAAATATGGAGTATGATttgttgaaaaaaataatatttaatcatGATGATTAGTGAAAAGGTGATATCCATCTCAGTATCATGACCCCACagtaaaatatagacaaataaatcaaagagaatattttatccTAATGTAACAATTCTTTATATGGGATGTCAGGCATCCAATGAGATATTTATATTCACTAGAAATTTATCCATAAAGACCTATTTAATCATGATAATGATGCATAACAACTTGACTATTAAAGTTTATTTTGAGCTatctatattttctatttttttttaatgtaagaCATAAGAATTTATAATAGTTAATCTTTCATATTTTTGCTAAACTTGTCATGATTTAACATGTGACCTATATATATGGTTCATAAAAACACAAAAAGCCACTATTAGGATTGCTGGTGAAGGCTTATAAAAAATGTTTGTCCATACGCTATATAAAATTCTTTCTTTGAACTATAATCAACTATAATCAAACTCTGGAGGAGAAGATAATCCTCTAGTCTATAAACTTATCGATCCCAAATAATCTTTGAGATAACTTATTGACTCTAACATAATATTAGTTTTAAAACTTACTGTTCTTAAC from Zingiber officinale cultivar Zhangliang chromosome 4B, Zo_v1.1, whole genome shotgun sequence includes:
- the LOC121978751 gene encoding pentatricopeptide repeat-containing protein At2g13600-like, coding for MRWESIPSCCGLALNSTPFAALLQSCIHSKSLRGCRRVHGRLLKTPFSSETFIGNRLIDAYAKCGSLEDARKLFDAMPQRNVFTWNSLIAALTSRGFLHDARRLFESMPEPDQCSWNSMVSGFAQHDRFAEALEFFVSMHADDFLLNEYSFSSALSACAGLADSRIGAQIHASISKSHLADGVYMGSALIDMYAKCGRPSDARRVFDGMARRNVVSWNSLITCFEQNGPQNEALVLFVRMMENGVAYDEVTLASVVSACASLSALREGKQVHARAIKCDEHRQDLVLSNALVDMYAKCRKIGEARSVFDRISVRDIVSETSMISGYARSSSVEEAQSVFMGMLEKNIVAWNALIAGYTQNGEDEEALNLFLQLKRDSVWPTHYTFGNILNACANLANLRLGQQAHAHVLKHGFRFEAGPETDIFVGNSLIDMYLKCGLIDDGGKVFDRMVARDEVSWNAMIVGYAQNGRGRDALCLFGRMLASGKTPDHVTMIGVLSACSHAGLVEEGRVYFRSMTDEYSLIPSNGHYTCMVDLLGRAGHLEEVVKIISEMPMAPDSVLWASLLAACRMHCDVEIGEWAANKLFELDPSNSGPYVLLSNMYAEKKRWRDVLRVRRLMRMRGVIKQPGYSWIEIGSKAHVFLAKDKRHPFRKEIYGILEVLKVQMDKLNTNVDLYDYFFNS
- the LOC121977027 gene encoding UDP-glucuronate:xylan alpha-glucuronosyltransferase 1-like, which encodes MRAAEGVVSASSPAEPRHRSAGNPSSDFANKRKPQRSSDYKQADKPLINVLQERIFVLKPCSIRLVLLTIICGTVLTILHCPVAYHNDHGLRTDSRSRFIDAGWIWDKGKLDPRYVSNSDVDWAQILKCIENSNMEHEKPKIGLLNFNISEINQWHQNLPYAGFSAIRLDYAPSNLTWDVLYPEWIDEEQESEVPSCPKLPVPEFSKGYRFDLIAVKLPCNKSSGSWSRDVARLHLQLAAAEIAAGFLGSPNMIHVLFVSSCFPIPNLFGCKNLVERDGNVWLYKPDLRSLKEKLQLPIGSCELALPLESRERPQSDTPHREAYATILHSANDYVCGAIAAARSIRLSGSKRDMVILIDETVSDHHRNGLAAAGWKIKTITRIRNPKAERDAYNEWNYSKFRLWQLTDYDKVIFIDADLLILRNIDFLFAMPEITATGNNATYFNSGVMVVEPSNCTYRLLMEHIDEIESYNGGDQGYLNEIFTRWHRIPRHMNFLKHFWIGDEPGIKAAKTRLFGADPPVLYVLHYLGLKPWLCFRDYDCNWNSEIMREFASDAAHATWWKMHEAMPDQLQSYCLLSTKQKARLEWDRREAEKANFSDGHWRRKIRDRRLKTCFEEFCYWESMLWHWGDPNWADENVTTVTPTAKLPALLLL